In one window of Streptomyces roseofulvus DNA:
- a CDS encoding response regulator transcription factor, with protein MMELPAAGTPTRVFLVDDHEVVRRGLRDLIDDEPDLQVVGEASTADQALARGPALRPDVAVLDVRLPDGDGITVCRELRSRMPGLACLMLTSFDDEDALLDAIMAGAAGYVLKQIKGSDLVSAVRTVATGQSMLDPATTARLMRSLRVPETARPPEDERLAALSERERSVLELIGEGLTNRQIAKRLYLSEKTVKNHISRLLGKLGVERRVQAAVIAAQAHEHEHPEKGQ; from the coding sequence ATGATGGAACTTCCGGCCGCCGGAACGCCCACCCGGGTCTTCCTGGTGGACGACCACGAGGTCGTCCGGCGGGGGCTGCGTGACCTGATCGACGACGAGCCCGACCTGCAGGTGGTCGGCGAGGCGTCGACGGCCGACCAGGCGCTGGCCAGAGGGCCCGCTCTCCGTCCGGACGTGGCCGTCCTCGACGTCCGGCTGCCCGACGGGGACGGGATCACCGTGTGCCGGGAGCTGCGGTCGCGGATGCCCGGGCTGGCATGCCTGATGCTGACCTCGTTCGACGACGAGGACGCGCTGCTCGACGCGATCATGGCGGGAGCGGCGGGGTACGTCCTGAAGCAGATCAAGGGCTCCGACCTGGTGTCGGCGGTGCGCACCGTGGCCACGGGACAGTCGATGCTCGACCCGGCCACCACCGCCCGGCTGATGCGCTCGCTGCGGGTTCCGGAGACGGCCCGGCCGCCCGAGGACGAGCGCCTCGCGGCGCTCTCCGAGCGCGAGCGGTCCGTGCTGGAGCTCATCGGCGAGGGCCTCACCAACCGGCAGATCGCCAAGCGGCTCTATCTGTCGGAGAAGACGGTGAAGAACCACATCTCCCGGCTGCTCGGGAAGCTCGGGGTGGAGCGGCGGGTGCAGGCCGCCGTGATCGCCGCGCAGGCCCATGAGCACGAGCACCCCGAGAAGGGTCAGTAG